One part of the Tenacibaculum sp. 190130A14a genome encodes these proteins:
- a CDS encoding gliding motility-associated C-terminal domain-containing protein translates to MVQLFSSNNQSAGTTYYRVVITDSASGCNSVTSNEAEVIVNADPSITAQPTATQTVCEGGTATVSVTATGGVSLSYQWQSSTTSGGSFSNIASANSASYSAPTTSAGTTYYRVVITDSASGCNSVTSGEAEVIVNADPSITAQPTATQTVCEGGTATVSVTATGGVSLSYQWQSSTTSGGSFSNIASANSASYSAPTTSAGTTYYRVVITDSASGCNSVTSGEAEVIVSALPSAPIINTIVQPTCDVTNGTINLNGLPTGNWTLFQTGTSSATYNGSTTAFSINTLSTGSYNFTVRDSNNCTASSVLTVVLGKIICGNDDDYSGTAITAGDSTTDITDNDTLDGVSVVIGTNPGEVTVNPNPTGVTNPSELSLDPSTGVITVAAGTPSGTYTYTYEICENGASPTNCDTATVTILVANDIVANDDDYSGTAITAGDSTTDITDNDTLDGVPIVIGTNPGEVTVNPNPTGVTNPSELSLDPSTGVITVAAGTPSGTYTYTYEICENGASPTNCDTATVTILVANDIVANDDDYSGTAITAGDSTTDITDNDTLDGVPIVIGTNPGEVTVNPNPTGVTNPSELSLDPSTGVITVAAGTPSGTYTYTYEICENGASPTNCDTATVTILVANDIVANDDDYSGTAITAGDSTTDITDNDTLDGVPIVIGTNPGEVTVNPNPTGVTNPSELSLDPSTGVITVAAGTPSGTYTYTYEICENGASPTNCDTATVTILVANDIVANDDDYSGTAITAGDSTTDITDNDTLDGVPIVIGTNPGEVTVNPNPTGVTNPSELSLDPSTGVITVAAGTPSGTYTYTYEICENGASPTNCDTATVTILVANDIVANDDDYSGTAITAGDSTTDITDNDTLDGVPIVIGTNPGEVTVNPNPTGVTNPSELSLDPSTGVITVAAGTPSGTYTYTYEICENGASPTNCDTATVTILVANDIVANDDDYSGTAITAGDSTTDITDNDTLDGVPIVIGTNPGEVTVNPNPTGVTNPSELSLDPSTGVITVAAGTPSGTYTYTYEICENGASPTNCDTATVTILVANDIVANDDDYSGTAITAGDSTTDITDNDTLDGVPIVIGTNPGEVTVNPNPTGVTNPSELSLDPSTGVITVAAGTPSGTYTYTYEICENGASPTNCDTATVTILVANDIVANDDDYSGTAITAGDSTTDITDNDTLDGVPIVIGTNPGEVTVNPNPTGVTNPSELSLDPSTGVITVAAGTPSGTYTYTYEICENGASPTNCDTATVTILVANDIVANDDDYSGTAITAGDSTTDITDNDTLDGVPIVIGTNPGEVTVNPNPTGVTNPSELSLDPSTGVITVAAGTPSGTYTYTYEICENGASPTNCDTAVVTILVANDIVANDDDYSGTAITAGDSTTDITDNDTLDGVSVVIGTNPGEVTVNPNPTGVTNPSELSLDPSTGVITVAAGTPSGTYTYTYEICENGASPTNCDTAVVTILVANDIVANDDDYSGTAITAGDSTTDITDNDTLDGVPIVIGTNPGEVTVNPNPTGVTNPSELSLDPSTGVITVAAGTPSGTYTYTYEICENGASPTNCDTAVVTILVANDIVANDDDYSGTAITAGDSTTDITDNDTLDGVSVVIGTNPGEVTVNPNPTGVTNPSELSLDPSTGVITVAAGTPSGTYTYTYEICENGASPTNCDTATVTIVVLADTDEDGVPDIDDLDDDNDGILDVDEGDGSVDTDGDGIPDSLDPDSDNDGVLDVIEGNDDNGDGIPDVLPSGEDSDGDGIDDVYDPDSGGDPVDIPDSDGDGTPDFQDTDDDNDGIDTIDEGPGDGDPTTDDALDTNENGIPDYLDTDTNPCGTPYNILTPDGDGDNDIFYISCIDDPQYQNNTVEIFNRWGNTVYKASGYNNEDVAFRGISNGRANINVDDKLPSGTYYYVIDLGDGSKPKVGWLYINR, encoded by the coding sequence ATGGTGCAGTTATTCAGCTCCAACAACCAGAGTGCAGGAACTACCTATTATAGAGTGGTCATTACCGATAGCGCATCAGGATGTAACAGTGTTACTTCAAATGAAGCAGAAGTGATAGTCAATGCCGATCCAAGTATTACGGCTCAACCTACGGCAACTCAAACCGTTTGTGAAGGCGGTACTGCTACCGTAAGTGTAACCGCAACAGGTGGCGTAAGTTTATCATATCAATGGCAGAGTAGCACAACTTCAGGTGGAAGCTTTAGTAATATCGCAAGTGCCAATAGTGCCAGTTATTCAGCTCCAACAACCAGTGCAGGAACTACCTATTATAGAGTGGTCATTACCGATAGCGCTTCAGGATGTAACAGTGTAACCTCTGGAGAAGCAGAAGTGATAGTCAATGCAGATCCAAGTATTACAGCCCAACCTACAGCAACTCAAACTGTCTGTGAAGGCGGAACAGCTACCGTAAGTGTAACCGCAACAGGGGGCGTAAGTTTATCATATCAATGGCAGAGTAGCACAACTTCAGGTGGAAGCTTTAGTAATATCGCAAGTGCCAATAGTGCCAGTTATTCGGCTCCAACAACCAGTGCAGGAACTACCTATTATAGAGTGGTCATTACCGATAGCGCTTCAGGGTGTAACAGTGTAACCTCTGGTGAAGCAGAAGTGATAGTAAGCGCTTTACCAAGTGCACCTATCATAAATACCATTGTGCAACCTACTTGTGATGTAACAAATGGAACTATAAACTTAAATGGATTACCAACAGGAAATTGGACTTTATTTCAGACAGGAACAAGTTCAGCAACCTATAATGGGAGCACAACAGCATTTAGTATTAATACATTATCAACAGGATCATATAATTTTACTGTTAGGGATAGTAATAATTGTACAGCATCTTCTGTATTGACAGTTGTTTTAGGAAAGATTATTTGTGGAAACGATGACGATTATAGTGGAACGGCTATTACAGCAGGTGATAGTACCACAGATATCACCGATAATGATACCTTAGATGGAGTTTCAGTAGTAATAGGAACCAATCCAGGTGAGGTAACAGTAAATCCAAACCCAACGGGAGTTACCAATCCAAGTGAGTTGAGTTTAGATCCAAGTACAGGAGTTATAACAGTAGCTGCAGGTACCCCATCAGGAACGTATACCTATACATATGAGATTTGTGAGAATGGAGCAAGTCCAACGAATTGTGATACGGCTACAGTTACAATCTTGGTAGCGAATGATATTGTTGCCAACGATGATGATTATAGTGGAACCGCTATTACAGCAGGAGATAGTACCACAGATATCACCGATAATGATACCTTAGATGGAGTACCAATAGTTATAGGAACCAATCCAGGCGAGGTTACGGTGAATCCAAACCCAACGGGAGTTACCAATCCAAGTGAATTGAGTTTAGATCCAAGTACAGGAGTTATAACAGTAGCTGCAGGTACCCCATCAGGAACGTATACTTATACATATGAGATTTGTGAGAATGGAGCAAGTCCAACGAATTGTGATACGGCTACAGTTACAATCTTGGTAGCGAATGATATTGTTGCCAACGATGATGATTATAGTGGAACCGCTATTACAGCAGGAGATAGTACCACAGATATCACCGATAATGATACCTTAGATGGAGTACCAATAGTTATAGGAACTAATCCAGGTGAGGTAACCGTGAATCCAAACCCAACGGGAGTTACCAATCCAAGTGAGTTGAGTTTAGATCCAAGTACAGGAGTTATAACAGTAGCTGCAGGTACCCCATCAGGAACGTATACTTATACATATGAGATTTGTGAGAATGGAGCAAGTCCAACGAATTGTGATACGGCTACAGTTACAATCTTGGTAGCGAATGATATTGTTGCCAACGATGATGATTATAGTGGAACTGCTATTACAGCAGGAGATAGTACCACAGATATCACCGATAATGATACCTTAGATGGAGTACCAATAGTTATAGGAACTAATCCAGGTGAGGTAACCGTGAATCCAAACCCAACGGGAGTTACCAATCCAAGTGAGTTGAGTTTAGATCCAAGTACAGGAGTTATAACAGTAGCTGCAGGTACCCCATCAGGAACGTATACTTATACATATGAGATTTGTGAGAATGGAGCAAGTCCAACGAATTGTGATACGGCTACAGTTACAATCTTGGTAGCGAATGATATTGTTGCCAACGATGATGATTATAGTGGAACCGCTATTACAGCAGGAGATAGTACCACAGATATCACCGATAATGATACCTTAGATGGAGTACCAATAGTTATAGGAACTAATCCAGGTGAGGTAACCGTGAATCCAAACCCAACGGGAGTTACCAATCCAAGTGAGTTGAGTTTAGATCCAAGTACAGGAGTTATAACAGTAGCTGCAGGTACCCCATCAGGAACGTATACTTATACATATGAGATTTGTGAGAATGGAGCAAGTCCAACGAATTGTGATACGGCTACAGTTACAATCTTGGTAGCGAATGATATTGTTGCCAACGATGATGATTATAGTGGAACCGCTATTACAGCAGGAGATAGTACCACAGATATCACCGATAATGATACCTTAGATGGAGTACCAATAGTTATAGGAACTAATCCAGGTGAGGTAACCGTGAATCCAAACCCAACGGGAGTTACCAATCCAAGTGAGTTGAGTTTAGATCCAAGTACAGGAGTTATAACAGTAGCTGCAGGTACCCCATCAGGAACGTATACTTATACATATGAGATTTGTGAGAATGGAGCAAGTCCAACGAATTGTGATACGGCTACAGTTACAATCTTGGTAGCGAATGATATTGTTGCCAACGATGATGATTATAGTGGAACCGCTATTACAGCAGGAGATAGTACCACAGATATCACCGATAATGATACCTTAGATGGAGTACCAATAGTTATAGGAACTAATCCAGGTGAGGTAACCGTGAATCCAAACCCAACGGGAGTTACCAATCCAAGTGAGTTGAGTTTAGATCCAAGTACAGGAGTTATAACAGTAGCTGCAGGTACCCCATCAGGAACTTATACCTATACATATGAGATTTGTGAGAATGGAGCAAGTCCAACGAATTGTGATACGGCTACAGTAACAATATTAGTAGCGAATGATATTGTTGCCAACGATGATGATTATAGTGGAACCGCTATTACAGCAGGAGATAGTACCACAGATATCACCGATAATGATACCTTAGATGGAGTACCAATAGTTATAGGAACTAATCCAGGTGAGGTAACCGTGAATCCAAACCCAACGGGAGTTACCAATCCAAGTGAGTTGAGTTTAGATCCAAGTACAGGAGTTATAACAGTAGCTGCAGGTACCCCATCAGGAACGTATACTTATACATATGAGATTTGTGAGAATGGAGCAAGTCCAACGAATTGTGATACGGCTACAGTTACAATCTTGGTAGCGAATGATATTGTTGCCAACGATGATGATTATAGTGGAACCGCTATTACAGCAGGAGATAGTACCACAGATATCACCGATAATGATACCTTAGATGGAGTACCAATAGTTATAGGAACTAATCCAGGTGAGGTAACCGTGAATCCAAACCCAACGGGAGTTACCAATCCAAGTGAGTTGAGTTTAGATCCAAGTACAGGAGTTATAACGGTAGCTGCAGGTACCCCATCAGGAACGTATACTTATACATATGAGATTTGTGAGAATGGAGCAAGTCCAACGAATTGTGATACGGCTACAGTTACAATCTTGGTAGCGAATGATATTGTTGCCAACGATGATGATTATAGTGGAACCGCTATTACAGCAGGAGATAGTACCACAGATATCACCGATAATGATACCTTAGATGGAGTACCAATAGTTATAGGAACTAATCCAGGTGAGGTAACAGTGAATCCAAACCCAACGGGAGTTACCAATCCAAGTGAGTTGAGTTTAGATCCAAGTACAGGAGTTATAACAGTAGCTGCAGGTACCCCATCAGGAACGTATACCTATACATATGAGATTTGTGAGAATGGAGCAAGTCCAACGAATTGTGATACGGCTGTAGTTACAATCTTGGTAGCGAATGATATTGTTGCCAACGATGATGATTATAGTGGAACCGCTATTACAGCAGGAGATAGTACCACAGATATCACCGATAATGATACCTTAGATGGAGTTTCAGTAGTAATAGGAACTAATCCAGGTGAGGTAACAGTGAATCCAAACCCAACGGGAGTTACCAATCCAAGTGAATTGAGTTTAGATCCAAGTACAGGAGTTATAACAGTAGCTGCAGGTACCCCATCAGGAACGTATACCTATACATATGAGATTTGTGAGAATGGAGCAAGTCCAACGAATTGTGATACGGCTGTAGTTACAATCTTGGTAGCGAATGATATTGTTGCCAACGATGATGATTATAGTGGAACTGCTATTACAGCAGGAGATAGTACCACAGATATCACCGATAATGATACCTTAGATGGAGTACCAATAGTTATAGGAACTAATCCAGGTGAGGTAACCGTGAATCCAAACCCAACGGGAGTTACCAATCCAAGTGAATTGAGTTTAGATCCAAGTACAGGAGTTATAACGGTAGCTGCAGGTACCCCATCAGGAACGTATACTTATACATATGAGATTTGTGAGAATGGAGCAAGTCCAACGAATTGTGATACGGCTGTAGTTACAATCTTGGTAGCGAATGATATTGTTGCCAACGATGATGATTATAGTGGAACGGCTATTACAGCAGGAGATAGTACCACAGATATCACCGATAATGATACCTTAGATGGAGTTTCAGTAGTAATAGGAACCAATCCAGGCGAGGTTACGGTGAATCCAAACCCAACGGGAGTTACCAATCCAAGTGAGTTGAGTTTAGATCCAAGTACAGGAGTTATAACGGTAGCTGCAGGTACCCCATCAGGAACGTATACTTATACATATGAGATTTGTGAGAATGGAGCAAGTCCAACGAATTGTGATACGGCTACAGTTACTATTGTTGTATTAGCAGATACTGATGAAGATGGAGTCCCTGATATAGATGATTTAGATGATGACAATGATGGGATTTTAGATGTTGACGAAGGTGACGGAAGTGTCGATACAGATGGAGATGGTATTCCAGATAGTCTCGATCCAGATAGTGATAATGATGGTGTATTAGATGTGATCGAAGGAAATGATGATAACGGAGATGGTATTCCAGATGTTCTGCCTTCTGGTGAAGATTCTGATGGAGATGGAATAGATGATGTTTATGATCCGGATAGTGGAGGAGATCCAGTTGATATTCCTGATTCTGATGGAGATGGTACACCAGATTTTCAAGATACAGATGATGATAATGATGGAATAGATACTATTGATGAAGGTCCTGGTGATGGAGATCCAACGACAGATGATGCTTTAGATACTAACGAAAATGGTATTCCTGATTATTTAGATACTGATACCAACCCATGTGGTACTCCTTATAATATCTTAACTCCAGATGGAGATGGAGACAATGATATATTCTATATTTCTTGTATCGATGATCCTCAATATCAAAACAATACTGTTGAAATATTCAATAGATGGGGGAATACGGTATATAAAGCATCTGGATATAATAATGAAGATGTTGCCTTTAGAGGTATTTCCAATGGAAGGGCGAATATCAATGTTGATGATAAGTTGCCTTCTGGTACTTACTATTATGTAATTGATTTAGGTGATGGTTCGAAACCGAAAGTAGGATGGCTATACATTAACAGATAA